A single genomic interval of Sphingobacteriales bacterium harbors:
- a CDS encoding T9SS type A sorting domain-containing protein — translation MKKQLLLLFCYLFVSNNLLMAQQPALFSDSVTYHKQPVDLQTDSLLMVFRNPIPLTTLQLNSIGNIQYVESVATINNNDNRYAVRFMAVAMQANIDLAKTQIKQIAPQLTEAPVLLNYVPDSFALARHNFYPEMLHYTEAKNSVLANNHQRRFLPAKRYTIELTPIEGIDDYSAAFTTLANTYNLTAITDTNNILPANVKIFNFVSLQNYMAFANTLNAINSLPQVNNAYLQLENDNVYTENKPTLPVGTNTCSPQNEGFVWHNDANGKIGSWAIGANDLQIGFDSDGDGTDELLSIADNGWATIQRYNEDEWEYVWSNYGNWWLGEVDLGRLAGYVVMQNGDSQGKEHILFLMHPEGGGIGQFNKLVAKLLRFGTTKWTTAAWSSGLQFYDINNNGPYQININPRFAAFDHDGDGKDDLFYLDAQGNPILWYFTPGNAGKWHLNTRYNGNGNTLIGNTDLSNIQAIYALKADSLDTADELLCINTLWANMENYNANSNTWTQKYTNQGSGHLDDVVTDVHTPRYHKLSDLDFYLVSNLDGNEVAEEIFSFEKYANNNWIQIQSFNTHPVRIKDGFSFKWCNWGEGSIYDIFKLSDRLNIVSIKLCSSTNKDLTLFWSSESYTKINVFPFTFTKKIKGAATIFKVSDKVHYYLSHKTNYAEYANTLINSNIYPNPAINYTKLSLSTTVYINEMTVQIANLSGQVLVKKTIPIDLHPNEEATFGLDVKSWLPSGNYIMSLHYQNYTVGSHNLVVL, via the coding sequence ATGAAAAAGCAACTACTTTTGTTGTTTTGCTATTTGTTTGTTTCGAACAATTTGCTTATGGCACAACAACCTGCCTTATTTTCAGATAGTGTAACCTACCATAAACAACCAGTTGACTTGCAAACAGATAGCTTACTAATGGTTTTTAGAAACCCCATCCCTTTGACAACCTTGCAACTAAACAGCATAGGCAATATACAATATGTAGAATCGGTTGCCACAATAAACAATAACGACAATAGGTACGCTGTACGGTTTATGGCCGTTGCAATGCAAGCAAATATCGACCTGGCAAAAACACAAATAAAGCAAATAGCTCCACAACTAACAGAGGCACCTGTACTATTAAACTATGTACCCGATAGTTTTGCTTTGGCACGGCACAATTTTTATCCGGAAATGTTACACTACACCGAAGCCAAAAATAGCGTACTTGCCAATAATCACCAACGGCGATTTTTACCTGCCAAACGCTATACCATTGAGCTTACACCCATTGAGGGCATCGACGATTATAGCGCGGCATTTACAACCTTAGCGAACACCTATAATTTAACAGCCATAACCGACACCAACAATATTTTACCCGCTAATGTAAAGATATTCAATTTCGTTAGTTTGCAAAATTACATGGCATTTGCAAATACGCTAAACGCCATAAATAGTTTGCCTCAGGTAAACAATGCCTACCTACAACTCGAAAACGACAATGTTTATACCGAAAACAAACCTACCCTACCCGTAGGCACAAACACTTGTAGCCCCCAAAACGAAGGCTTTGTGTGGCACAACGATGCCAACGGCAAAATAGGCTCGTGGGCTATTGGTGCTAACGACCTGCAAATAGGTTTCGATAGCGACGGCGATGGCACCGACGAACTACTTAGTATTGCCGACAATGGCTGGGCAACCATACAACGTTATAACGAAGATGAATGGGAGTATGTTTGGAGCAATTACGGCAATTGGTGGCTTGGCGAGGTCGATTTAGGACGTTTAGCCGGATATGTAGTAATGCAAAATGGCGACTCGCAAGGCAAGGAACATATCTTGTTTCTTATGCATCCGGAAGGAGGCGGCATTGGGCAATTTAATAAATTAGTAGCCAAGCTATTGCGCTTTGGCACTACTAAATGGACAACGGCCGCATGGAGTTCGGGCTTGCAATTCTACGACATCAATAATAATGGACCCTACCAAATAAACATAAACCCCCGTTTCGCCGCCTTTGACCACGACGGCGACGGCAAAGATGACCTTTTTTACTTAGATGCCCAAGGCAACCCCATACTTTGGTATTTTACCCCCGGCAATGCCGGTAAATGGCACTTAAATACCCGCTACAACGGCAATGGCAATACTTTGATTGGCAATACCGACTTAAGCAATATACAAGCCATTTATGCCCTAAAAGCCGACTCTTTAGATACCGCAGACGAATTGCTTTGTATTAATACACTGTGGGCAAATATGGAAAACTACAACGCTAATTCAAATACTTGGACACAAAAATATACCAACCAAGGTAGTGGGCATTTAGATGATGTTGTAACAGATGTTCATACGCCCCGATACCATAAACTAAGTGATTTAGATTTTTATTTAGTTTCAAACTTAGATGGTAATGAAGTAGCTGAAGAAATTTTCAGCTTCGAGAAATATGCTAATAATAATTGGATTCAAATACAATCTTTTAATACACATCCAGTAAGAATTAAAGATGGGTTTAGCTTTAAATGGTGTAATTGGGGCGAAGGTAGCATTTATGATATATTTAAACTAAGTGATAGGCTAAACATTGTTTCTATTAAACTTTGTAGTTCGACAAATAAAGATTTAACACTTTTCTGGAGTTCGGAATCATATACAAAAATAAATGTTTTCCCTTTTACTTTTACCAAAAAAATTAAAGGTGCTGCTACTATTTTCAAGGTTTCTGATAAAGTTCATTATTACCTCAGTCACAAAACAAATTATGCTGAGTATGCTAACACTTTAATAAATAGCAATATTTACCCAAACCCTGCTATTAACTACACTAAACTAAGTCTATCTACTACGGTTTACATAAACGAAATGACTGTGCAAATTGCCAATTTGAGCGGGCAGGTATTGGTTAAAAAGACAATACCCATAGACCTACACCCCAACGAAGAGGCTACCTTTGGCTTAGATGTTAAAAGCTGGTTACCCTCCGGAAACTATATTATGAGTTTGCACTACCAAAACTATACCGTTGGTAGTCATAACTTAGTGGTTTTGTAA
- a CDS encoding T9SS type A sorting domain-containing protein — protein MLFPDNFIEAIDRAMQKWNFAIYDGEKVAPNLIRNSPTVQLNDFVNDSDGLNIIGIDNFEEVEWIEFDPEPLAICHTKLNKCGESDFAPVITDADISFNPKFYFQIMQSIIIDECVDIYDFETVLIHELGHSFGLGHIENISLNYTVMNPSTRKNSINSDLWGEDLCFAYVLHNHNIPCEDFGDPEIDKAEEPCVCNLPTCKSGYAAAYSSKIISAILYFERKYLNNKIPKIKKTILYNIDALENTIYNTSPQSKALATKLDSLLYSYLDNVTEAFTTTHKGGLLNENDIAILYDFLYSLQQQTNNTEIIAACEYIINYLPYLKGKPLKEALIILDKGEIPNNIGFKDPITIVGLLNNHVRSTTLYLDYFLNTQGEFSYQIIDLNGKIVNSFTEYQYAAKHSQPISINNLPSGIYFIQVSHNNNPVNAKNNNLRFMVSK, from the coding sequence TTGCTCTTTCCAGATAATTTTATCGAAGCAATAGACCGAGCCATGCAAAAATGGAATTTTGCAATTTATGATGGCGAGAAAGTGGCACCGAATTTAATTAGAAATTCGCCTACTGTTCAACTCAATGACTTTGTAAATGATTCAGATGGATTGAATATTATAGGTATAGACAATTTCGAAGAAGTTGAATGGATAGAATTTGATCCGGAACCATTAGCAATTTGTCATACTAAATTAAACAAGTGTGGCGAGTCTGATTTTGCCCCTGTCATTACAGACGCTGATATATCGTTTAACCCAAAATTCTACTTTCAAATTATGCAATCTATAATTATAGATGAATGTGTTGATATTTATGATTTCGAAACTGTATTGATACATGAACTGGGACATAGTTTCGGTTTAGGACATATTGAAAATATAAGTCTAAATTACACAGTTATGAATCCTTCTACTCGAAAGAATTCAATTAATTCTGATTTGTGGGGGGAGGATTTATGTTTTGCTTATGTTCTACATAATCACAATATACCCTGCGAGGATTTTGGTGACCCAGAGATAGACAAAGCTGAAGAACCCTGTGTTTGTAATTTACCCACTTGCAAATCTGGATATGCTGCTGCCTATAGTTCCAAAATTATTAGTGCTATTTTATACTTCGAGCGCAAATACCTCAATAATAAAATCCCTAAAATCAAAAAAACAATATTATACAATATAGACGCGTTAGAGAATACAATTTACAACACCTCGCCGCAAAGTAAAGCTTTAGCTACTAAATTAGATTCCTTACTATATAGTTACCTCGATAATGTAACCGAAGCATTCACAACAACACATAAAGGCGGTCTTTTAAACGAAAATGATATCGCCATTTTATACGATTTCTTGTATTCGCTACAACAACAAACTAACAATACCGAAATTATAGCCGCTTGTGAGTATATTATTAACTACCTGCCATATTTAAAAGGTAAGCCACTTAAAGAAGCACTTATTATTTTAGATAAAGGCGAAATACCCAATAATATTGGCTTTAAAGACCCCATTACTATTGTTGGCTTGCTAAACAACCATGTCCGCAGTACAACGCTATATTTAGATTATTTTTTAAACACCCAAGGCGAGTTTAGCTATCAAATTATAGACCTTAATGGTAAAATTGTAAACTCGTTTACCGAATATCAATATGCTGCCAAACACAGCCAACCCATAAGTATAAACAATTTGCCCAGTGGCATTTATTTTATACAGGTATCGCATAACAATAATCCGGTAAATGCTAAAAACAACAACCTACGCTTTATGGTTTCTAAGTAA
- a CDS encoding prolipoprotein diacylglyceryl transferase: MSNFAKWLPQQTADWYMFMMGVAAFVSSCFLLWYLKYRLNKGVNPIAVFGVVFILTAIGFIGARVYSVLEDVVLHVIDGNRITTYPFYDKLANNGGFRFYGGVLFVVSFLLVCSKWFSIIKILELLDAFAITICIASILGRVGCQISGDGCYGTYTTLPWGMHYTNGVYPSLLPVHPVPIYEMIISFGLFVYLFRLEKQKQFAGQLFCLYLIFSSISRFLLEFIRNNTSIAFGLTFTQLTALLFIVLGTMLFTRLSKFLAH, from the coding sequence ATGTCCAATTTTGCAAAATGGTTACCACAGCAAACAGCCGATTGGTATATGTTTATGATGGGAGTAGCGGCATTTGTTAGTAGTTGTTTTTTACTTTGGTACCTAAAATATAGGCTAAACAAGGGCGTAAACCCAATTGCTGTCTTTGGTGTAGTTTTTATTTTAACAGCTATTGGTTTTATTGGCGCAAGGGTTTATTCGGTATTAGAGGATGTTGTTTTGCATGTAATAGATGGTAATAGAATTACAACCTACCCATTTTATGACAAACTTGCCAACAACGGTGGTTTTAGGTTTTATGGGGGGGTGCTCTTTGTTGTTTCGTTTTTACTTGTATGTTCTAAATGGTTCTCTATTATTAAAATTTTAGAACTATTAGATGCATTCGCTATAACAATTTGTATTGCCAGCATTCTCGGTCGTGTTGGCTGCCAAATATCCGGAGACGGTTGTTATGGCACCTATACCACATTGCCATGGGGTATGCACTACACAAATGGTGTTTACCCCAGTCTTTTACCTGTTCACCCCGTACCAATCTACGAAATGATTATAAGTTTTGGCTTGTTTGTTTATTTGTTTAGGCTCGAAAAACAGAAACAATTTGCCGGACAATTATTTTGCCTCTATTTAATCTTTAGTTCTATATCGAGGTTTTTATTAGAGTTTATACGCAACAACACCTCAATAGCTTTTGGTTTAACATTTACCCAATTAACTGCCCTACTATTTATAGTTTTGGGAACAATGCTATTTACACGTTTAAGTAAATTTTTAGCTCATTAG
- a CDS encoding T9SS type A sorting domain-containing protein, whose product MILKLLKIKHITHKARIIAFLLAAIFISAHHAGAQTWCPKGAEWTYNFYSMALSGYQKLVYEKDTIISSQPCKKIVGNLIIPHYDTWDSPPTGVDTIPVNPVFTFSQGDTVFMFSNNSFQPVYYFNAQVGDTLPYYNIMLPNFTGCDTILRQVVDDAGTISINNETLRFYIARFIDFDDYFFSPETVAVIERLGATNNFLIPEFYCFTDAETYTLRCYGDDNFETYQTKSTTACDYIYTGLTDLEKSTITISPNPTLNILNISSSYNTSIEHINIYNIVGQLQKRMSTGSGQTILTIDVSKFLSGIYFIQLVTRNGQVMTTKFIKQTP is encoded by the coding sequence ATGATATTAAAACTATTGAAAATAAAACATATAACACATAAAGCAAGAATCATTGCTTTTTTGTTGGCAGCAATTTTTATTTCCGCCCATCATGCCGGCGCACAAACGTGGTGCCCTAAGGGGGCCGAATGGACTTATAACTTTTATAGTATGGCGCTTTCGGGCTATCAGAAATTAGTTTACGAGAAGGATACCATCATTTCATCTCAGCCATGTAAAAAAATTGTTGGAAACCTGATAATTCCTCATTACGATACATGGGATTCTCCACCAACAGGCGTTGATACGATACCAGTAAATCCGGTTTTTACTTTTTCGCAAGGCGACACGGTTTTTATGTTTTCTAACAATTCATTTCAACCTGTTTATTACTTCAATGCCCAAGTTGGCGACACCTTGCCGTATTACAACATCATGCTGCCCAATTTCACGGGCTGCGATACAATTCTAAGGCAAGTAGTAGATGACGCAGGAACGATTAGTATCAATAATGAAACATTGCGTTTTTATATAGCCCGGTTCATTGATTTTGATGACTATTTTTTCAGTCCTGAAACTGTTGCCGTTATTGAACGATTGGGGGCAACAAATAACTTTCTTATTCCGGAGTTTTATTGTTTTACAGATGCAGAGACGTACACACTTCGTTGCTATGGTGACGACAATTTCGAAACGTATCAAACAAAATCTACAACTGCTTGCGACTATATTTATACAGGCCTAACAGACCTTGAAAAGAGCACTATAACCATTAGCCCAAACCCTACACTCAATATACTAAATATTAGCAGTTCGTATAACACGAGCATTGAGCACATTAACATTTATAATATTGTTGGGCAATTACAAAAACGAATGAGTACCGGTAGCGGTCAAACAATTTTAACTATTGATGTTAGCAAGTTTCTATCCGGAATATATTTTATTCAACTTGTTACAAGAAATGGACAAGTAATGACAACAAAATTTATTAAACAAACACCTTGA
- a CDS encoding RsmD family RNA methyltransferase, translated as MRIIGGRLKGHRFTPPKNTPARPTTDMAKEGLFNMLYNTYDFSALRVLDLFGGTGSISYEFASRGCNNITLVEIDKGNLKFIHNNNQKYQLGLQIVAQDVLKFIRTGNCQQQYDIIFAGPPYAMPQLATLPDLIFEFSLLATDGLFILEHNPNHKFTAHPRFTHSRNYGTTIFSFFS; from the coding sequence ATGCGTATAATTGGAGGCCGACTAAAAGGGCATCGCTTTACCCCACCTAAAAATACCCCCGCACGCCCAACTACCGATATGGCTAAAGAAGGGCTGTTTAACATGCTCTACAATACCTACGATTTTAGCGCCCTGCGTGTATTAGATTTGTTTGGTGGCACCGGAAGCATTAGCTACGAGTTTGCCTCGCGCGGGTGCAACAATATTACATTAGTCGAAATTGACAAGGGCAACCTTAAATTTATACACAACAACAACCAAAAATATCAGCTTGGACTTCAAATAGTGGCCCAAGATGTGCTAAAATTTATCCGGACTGGCAATTGCCAGCAGCAATACGATATTATTTTTGCCGGCCCACCCTACGCAATGCCCCAACTGGCCACCCTTCCCGATTTAATTTTTGAGTTCAGTTTATTGGCTACCGATGGGCTTTTTATTTTAGAACACAACCCCAACCACAAATTTACAGCGCATCCCCGTTTTACCCATTCCCGCAACTACGGCACCACCATTTTTAGCTTTTTCTCGTAA